A region of Anolis carolinensis isolate JA03-04 unplaced genomic scaffold, rAnoCar3.1.pri scaffold_7, whole genome shotgun sequence DNA encodes the following proteins:
- the plin5 gene encoding perilipin-3 isoform X1, giving the protein MSSEESSDANPAAPETQETEQQNAISRVANLPLVSSTYDMVSSAYASTKETHPSIKSVCDVAEKGVMTLAAAAVTGAQPLLTKLEPQIATANEYACKGLDKLEEKLPILQQPSEKVVADTKELVSTKVTGAQGLVSSTVNGTKDVVSGAVGLAKGAVQGSVEVARSVVAGGVSTVLGSRVGQMVATGVGVLLGKSEELVDHYLPMTDQELAALATSVEGFEMATVEQQKEQRSYFVRLGSLSAKLRHRAYAHSLAKLREAKLGTQDALAKLHQTLELMEHAKLGADRKLEGGQEEPHQMDLGSDQKQTGSEEQAEPSAQPEVESRTLATFRNLTQQLHQSCSTLAARVQGLPSGVQDKVRLLRSTVEDLQASFSGARSFQEVPAALLTRSRERIAGARGSLEEMVEYVAQNVPLPWVVGPFAPRLVELPDAPQTQEEPTEKTEQKAEL; this is encoded by the exons ATGTCTTCGGAGGAGAGTAGTGATGCAAATCCGGCGGCGCCTGAGACCCAAGAGACAGAACAACAG AACGCCATCAGCCGGGTCGCAAACCTTCCGCTGGTGAGCTCCACGTACGACATGGTGTCGTCCGCGTACGCCTCCACCAAGGAGACCCACCCGTCAATCAAGTCCGTCTGTGACGTGGCCGAGAAAGGGGTCATGACCCTGGCAGCCGCGGCAGTGACCGGCGCCCAGCCTCTGCTGACcaagctggagcctcaga TTGCGACGGCCAACGAATACGCCTGCAAAGGGCTGGACAAGTTGGAGGAAAAGCTGCCCATTTTGCAGCAGCCGTCTGAAAAG GTGGTGGCTGACACCAAGGAACTGGTCTCCACCAAAGTGACCGGAGCCCAGGGCCTTGTCTCCAGCACCGTCAACGGCACCAAGGACGTGGTGAGCGGGGCGGTCGGCCTGGCCAAGGGCGCGGTGCAAGGCAGTGTGGAGGTGGCCCGCTCCGTGGTGGCCGGCGGCGTGAGCACCGTCTTGGGGTCCAGAGTGGGCCAGATGGTGGCCACCGGCGTGGGTGTCCTCCTGGGCAAGTCCGAAGAGCTGGTGGATCATTACCTCCCTATGACCGATCAAGAACTGG CCGCGCTGGCCACGTCCGTGGAGGGCTTTGAGATGGCCACCGTGGAGCAGCAGAAGGAGCAGCGGAGCTACTTTGTGCGCCTGGGCTCCCTCTCGGCCAAGCTGCGCCACCGCGCCTATGCGCACTCCTTGGCCAAGCTGCGGGAGGCCAAACTGGGCACCCAGGACGCCCTGGCCAAGCTCCACCAGACCCTCGAACTG ATGGAACACGCCAAACTGGGGGCGGATCGGAAACTGGAAGGCGGTCAGGAGGAGCCGCACCAGATGGATCTGGGGTCAGACCAGAAGCAAACTGGGAGTGAAGAGCAGGCGGAGCCCTCGGCCCAGCCGGAG GTCGAGTCCCGGACCCTCGCCACCTTCCGCAACTTGACCCAGCAGCTCCACCAGTCCTGCTCCACCCTGGCGGCCCGGGTCCAGGGCCTCCCCTCCGGCGTCCAGGACAAGGTCCGGCTCCTCCGCAGCACCGTGGAGGACCTCCAGGCCTCCTTCTCGGGGGCCCGCTCCTTTCAAGAGGTGCCCGCCGCCCTACTGACCCGCAGCCGCGAGCGCATCGCCGGGGCCCGGGGCTCCCTCGAGGAGATGGTTGAGTACGTGGCCCAGAACGTGCCTTTGCCGTGGGTGGTGGGGCCCTTCGCCCCCCGCCTGGTGGAGCTCCCGGACGCCCCCCAGACTCAGGAAGAACCCACCGAAAAGACTGAGCAGAAAGCCGAACTGTAG
- the plin5 gene encoding perilipin-3 isoform X2 — MSSEESSDANPAAPETQETEQQNAISRVANLPLVSSTYDMVSSAYASTKETHPSIKSVCDVAEKGVMTLAAAAVTGAQPLLTKLEPQIATANEYACKGLDKLEEKLPILQQPSEKVVADTKELVSTKVTGAQGLVSSTVNGTKDVVSGAVGLAKGAVQGSVEVARSVVAGGVSTVLGSRVGQMVATGVGVLLGKSEELVDHYLPMTDQELAALATSVEGFEMATVEQQKEQRSYFVRLGSLSAKLRHRAYAHSLAKLREAKLGTQDALAKLHQTLELVESRTLATFRNLTQQLHQSCSTLAARVQGLPSGVQDKVRLLRSTVEDLQASFSGARSFQEVPAALLTRSRERIAGARGSLEEMVEYVAQNVPLPWVVGPFAPRLVELPDAPQTQEEPTEKTEQKAEL; from the exons ATGTCTTCGGAGGAGAGTAGTGATGCAAATCCGGCGGCGCCTGAGACCCAAGAGACAGAACAACAG AACGCCATCAGCCGGGTCGCAAACCTTCCGCTGGTGAGCTCCACGTACGACATGGTGTCGTCCGCGTACGCCTCCACCAAGGAGACCCACCCGTCAATCAAGTCCGTCTGTGACGTGGCCGAGAAAGGGGTCATGACCCTGGCAGCCGCGGCAGTGACCGGCGCCCAGCCTCTGCTGACcaagctggagcctcaga TTGCGACGGCCAACGAATACGCCTGCAAAGGGCTGGACAAGTTGGAGGAAAAGCTGCCCATTTTGCAGCAGCCGTCTGAAAAG GTGGTGGCTGACACCAAGGAACTGGTCTCCACCAAAGTGACCGGAGCCCAGGGCCTTGTCTCCAGCACCGTCAACGGCACCAAGGACGTGGTGAGCGGGGCGGTCGGCCTGGCCAAGGGCGCGGTGCAAGGCAGTGTGGAGGTGGCCCGCTCCGTGGTGGCCGGCGGCGTGAGCACCGTCTTGGGGTCCAGAGTGGGCCAGATGGTGGCCACCGGCGTGGGTGTCCTCCTGGGCAAGTCCGAAGAGCTGGTGGATCATTACCTCCCTATGACCGATCAAGAACTGG CCGCGCTGGCCACGTCCGTGGAGGGCTTTGAGATGGCCACCGTGGAGCAGCAGAAGGAGCAGCGGAGCTACTTTGTGCGCCTGGGCTCCCTCTCGGCCAAGCTGCGCCACCGCGCCTATGCGCACTCCTTGGCCAAGCTGCGGGAGGCCAAACTGGGCACCCAGGACGCCCTGGCCAAGCTCCACCAGACCCTCGAACTG GTCGAGTCCCGGACCCTCGCCACCTTCCGCAACTTGACCCAGCAGCTCCACCAGTCCTGCTCCACCCTGGCGGCCCGGGTCCAGGGCCTCCCCTCCGGCGTCCAGGACAAGGTCCGGCTCCTCCGCAGCACCGTGGAGGACCTCCAGGCCTCCTTCTCGGGGGCCCGCTCCTTTCAAGAGGTGCCCGCCGCCCTACTGACCCGCAGCCGCGAGCGCATCGCCGGGGCCCGGGGCTCCCTCGAGGAGATGGTTGAGTACGTGGCCCAGAACGTGCCTTTGCCGTGGGTGGTGGGGCCCTTCGCCCCCCGCCTGGTGGAGCTCCCGGACGCCCCCCAGACTCAGGAAGAACCCACCGAAAAGACTGAGCAGAAAGCCGAACTGTAG